In Dehalococcoidia bacterium, a single window of DNA contains:
- a CDS encoding TIGR03668 family PPOX class F420-dependent oxidoreductase: MAIDISVREFIEHQRVARLATVDEHGRPHVVPICFALAGEVLYSAIDEKPKSGDYRRLRRLRNIEANPNVQVLFDVYDDADWSRLRYVQLRGRARIIDAGDEHAAAIALLRQRYAQYTTMALESRPVIAIDMERVVEWRAAPTYD, translated from the coding sequence ATGGCGATTGATATAAGCGTCCGGGAATTCATTGAGCATCAGCGCGTCGCCCGGCTCGCGACGGTCGACGAGCACGGAAGGCCGCACGTCGTGCCGATCTGCTTCGCGCTCGCCGGCGAGGTCCTGTACTCAGCCATCGACGAGAAGCCCAAGAGCGGCGACTACCGGCGCCTGCGACGTCTGCGAAACATCGAAGCGAACCCAAACGTCCAGGTGCTGTTCGACGTTTACGACGACGCCGACTGGTCGCGTCTTCGTTATGTGCAGCTCCGCGGACGCGCACGCATCATCGACGCGGGCGACGAGCACGCCGCCGCGATCGCCCTGCTGCGCCAGCGCTACGCCCAGTACACGACGATGGCGCTCGAATCGCGGCCCGTGATCGCCATCGACATGGAGCGCGTGGTGGAGTGGCGAGCGGCCCCCACTTACGACTGA
- the nrdR gene encoding transcriptional regulator NrdR, giving the protein MTAGAEMRCPHCEWLDSKVVDSREVDDGVRRRRECLNPDCGGRFTTYERVQAVALYVIKKDGRREEFSREKLLTGLHKACEKRPLEIGAIESLAGDIESTLYQANTPEIPSAFIGELVMDRLSHLDPIAYVRFASVYRQFADLDALKDELEALASGSRPAGAQLPLMQEPEFAPPSLRLRPAAPNNRTRTRRPVRPVQTPTPMPGKESASEVQPKRRRRAR; this is encoded by the coding sequence TTGACGGCGGGAGCAGAGATGCGCTGCCCGCACTGCGAATGGCTTGACTCCAAGGTCGTCGACTCACGTGAGGTCGATGATGGCGTGCGGCGCCGTCGCGAATGCCTGAACCCGGACTGCGGTGGCCGGTTCACTACCTACGAGCGCGTCCAGGCCGTGGCGCTGTACGTCATCAAGAAGGATGGACGGCGCGAGGAGTTCTCGCGCGAGAAGCTGCTCACGGGCCTGCACAAGGCCTGCGAGAAACGCCCGCTCGAAATCGGCGCCATCGAAAGCCTGGCAGGCGACATCGAATCGACGCTCTACCAGGCGAATACGCCGGAGATCCCGTCAGCATTCATCGGCGAGCTGGTCATGGACCGCCTCAGCCACTTGGATCCCATCGCCTACGTCCGGTTCGCGAGTGTCTACAGGCAGTTCGCGGACCTCGACGCCCTGAAGGACGAACTCGAAGCGCTGGCATCCGGCAGCAGGCCCGCGGGCGCACAACTGCCGCTCATGCAGGAGCCCGAGTTCGCTCCACCCTCTCTTCGGCTGCGACCGGCCGCACCGAATAATCGAACCCGTACCCGCCGCCCGGTGCGGCCGGTGCAGACTCCCACGCCCATGCCGGGCAAGGAGTCGGCATCCGAGGTTCAGCCGAAGAGACGGCGCAGGGCGCGCTGA
- a CDS encoding vitamin B12-dependent ribonucleotide reductase, translated as MVLQAEPDVRKNLASTLFTVERYFTRADSHPFDELEWEYRTAAIADESGNAFFEQKDVEIPASWSQTATNVVVSKYFRGPLGTDRREKSVKQMIGRVADTIAGWGRSDGYFLSDDEAETFRIELTHLLVNQKVAFNSPVWFNVGVEEKPQCSACFILSVDDTMESILDWCKTEGMIFKGGSGSGINLSAIRSSREQLSAGGQASGPISFMRGADSIAGSIKSGGKTRRAAKMVVLNADHPDIEEFVECKANEERKAYALGEAGWDMSLNGDAWSSIQFQNANNSIRVTDDFMAAAIEGRDWSLKSVVGGETTATVNARDLLHKIAAAAWACGDPGMQYDTVINDWHTCANTSRINASNPCSEYMHVDNSACNLASLNLMKFIDEEGTFDTEAFRRAVTVTIWAQEIIVGNSSYPTEKIRKNTEAMRQLGLGYANLGALLMSLGLPYDSDAGRAYAAAITALMTGHAYATSASIAQRVGPFSAYHENRTAMLRVIAKHRDVSRTIENAYAPKHLSDAAQRAWDDALQLGETFGYRNAQATVLAPTGTIAFMMDCDTTGVEPDIALVKYKKLVGGGMIKIVNQTVPRALKRLGYAPGEIDDIVRFIDANDTIEGAPLLRDEHLPVFDCAFKAENGERTIGHMGHIKMMGAAQPFISGAISKTVNLPNEATIEDVADTYLEAWRHGIKAIAIYRDGSKRVQPLSTSKEAQEADQAAAEGRPVRRRMQDTRTSVTHKFCIEGHEGYITVGLYEDGSPGEIFLSMAKQGSTVSGLTEAFGRAISYALQYGVPIEDLVRNFSHMRFEPMGRTENRDIPIAQSIIDYVFRWLASRYMTPQQAYEIGVMTPEIKAALASGQYPLPMVAGSAPEAASTNVATNVAPSDGAAADVPLVYRAPRVNGHADAPACANCGWIMMRSGTCYRCENCGSTSGCS; from the coding sequence ATGGTGCTCCAGGCCGAACCAGACGTCCGCAAGAATCTCGCCAGCACATTGTTCACGGTCGAGCGCTACTTCACGCGTGCGGACAGTCACCCCTTCGATGAACTCGAGTGGGAGTACCGGACGGCGGCGATTGCCGACGAGTCCGGCAACGCTTTCTTCGAACAGAAGGACGTCGAGATCCCGGCGTCCTGGTCGCAGACGGCGACCAACGTCGTCGTGTCGAAGTACTTTCGCGGGCCGCTAGGCACCGACCGTCGCGAGAAGAGCGTGAAGCAGATGATCGGCCGCGTCGCGGATACGATCGCCGGCTGGGGACGCAGCGACGGGTACTTCCTGAGCGACGACGAGGCAGAGACGTTTCGCATCGAGCTGACGCATCTGCTCGTGAACCAGAAGGTGGCCTTCAACAGCCCGGTCTGGTTCAACGTTGGCGTCGAAGAGAAGCCGCAGTGCTCGGCCTGCTTCATCCTCTCGGTCGACGACACGATGGAGTCCATCCTGGACTGGTGCAAGACCGAGGGCATGATCTTCAAGGGCGGCTCCGGCTCCGGCATCAACTTGTCGGCGATTCGCTCGAGCCGGGAGCAGCTATCGGCGGGCGGCCAGGCGAGCGGTCCCATCTCGTTCATGCGCGGCGCCGACAGCATCGCCGGTTCGATCAAGTCCGGGGGGAAGACGCGCCGGGCCGCCAAGATGGTCGTCCTGAACGCCGACCACCCGGACATCGAGGAATTTGTCGAGTGCAAGGCGAACGAAGAACGGAAGGCTTACGCCCTGGGCGAGGCCGGCTGGGACATGTCCCTCAATGGCGACGCCTGGTCTTCGATCCAGTTCCAGAACGCGAACAATTCGATCCGCGTCACCGACGACTTCATGGCCGCGGCCATCGAGGGGCGCGACTGGTCGCTGAAGTCTGTCGTCGGCGGCGAGACGACCGCCACGGTCAACGCCCGCGACCTGCTGCACAAGATCGCGGCGGCGGCCTGGGCGTGCGGCGACCCCGGCATGCAGTACGACACGGTCATCAACGACTGGCATACGTGCGCGAATACCTCCCGCATCAACGCCAGCAACCCCTGCTCGGAGTACATGCACGTCGATAACTCCGCCTGCAACCTCGCTTCGTTGAACCTGATGAAGTTCATCGATGAGGAAGGGACGTTCGACACCGAGGCGTTCCGGCGGGCGGTGACGGTGACGATCTGGGCGCAGGAGATCATCGTCGGCAACTCGAGTTATCCGACGGAGAAGATCCGCAAGAACACCGAAGCGATGCGCCAGCTCGGTCTGGGTTACGCGAACCTCGGTGCGTTGCTTATGTCGCTCGGTCTTCCCTACGACTCCGACGCGGGCCGCGCATATGCCGCCGCGATCACCGCGCTGATGACCGGACACGCGTACGCGACGTCCGCATCGATCGCGCAGCGCGTCGGTCCGTTCAGCGCATATCATGAGAACAGGACTGCAATGTTGCGCGTGATTGCAAAACATCGTGATGTTTCGCGTACAATAGAGAATGCGTACGCGCCAAAACATTTGAGTGATGCGGCGCAGAGAGCATGGGACGATGCACTACAGCTCGGCGAGACATTCGGTTACCGAAACGCACAGGCCACAGTGCTCGCGCCTACGGGGACGATCGCGTTCATGATGGACTGCGATACGACGGGCGTTGAGCCGGACATCGCGCTGGTGAAATACAAGAAGCTCGTCGGCGGGGGCATGATCAAGATCGTCAACCAGACGGTGCCCCGGGCGCTCAAGCGCCTCGGTTACGCCCCCGGGGAGATCGACGACATCGTCCGCTTCATCGACGCCAATGACACGATCGAAGGCGCCCCATTGCTGAGGGACGAGCACCTGCCCGTGTTCGACTGCGCCTTCAAGGCGGAGAACGGGGAGCGCACCATCGGCCATATGGGGCATATCAAGATGATGGGCGCGGCTCAGCCGTTCATTTCGGGCGCCATCTCCAAGACGGTGAACCTGCCGAACGAGGCCACCATCGAGGATGTGGCCGACACCTACCTCGAGGCATGGCGGCACGGGATCAAGGCGATCGCCATCTACCGGGACGGTTCCAAGCGCGTCCAACCGCTCTCGACATCGAAGGAAGCTCAAGAGGCGGACCAGGCCGCAGCCGAGGGCCGGCCGGTCCGCCGGCGCATGCAGGACACGCGCACCTCCGTCACGCACAAGTTCTGCATCGAAGGGCACGAGGGCTACATCACGGTCGGGCTCTACGAAGATGGCTCGCCCGGGGAGATCTTCCTCTCCATGGCGAAGCAGGGCTCGACGGTGAGCGGCCTGACGGAGGCCTTCGGCCGGGCGATTTCGTACGCGCTGCAATACGGCGTACCGATCGAGGATCTGGTGCGCAACTTCAGCCACATGCGCTTCGAACCGATGGGGCGCACCGAGAACCGTGACATTCCGATCGCGCAGTCGATCATCGACTACGTGTTTCGCTGGCTCGCGAGCCGCTACATGACGCCGCAGCAGGCGTATGAGATCGGCGTGATGACGCCGGAGATCAAGGCCGCGCTGGCGTCCGGCCAGTACCCGTTGCCGATGGTGGCGGGCTCAGCGCCGGAGGCGGCGTCGACGAACGTGGCGACGAACGTGGCGCCGAGCGATGGCGCCGCAGCAGACGTGCCGTTGGTATACCGCGCGCCGCGCGTCAACGGACACGCCGATGCACCCGCATGTGCAAACTGCGGGTGGATCATGATGAGGTCGGGGACGTGTTACCGCTGTGAGAACTGCGGTAGCACGAGTGGCTGCTCCTAA
- a CDS encoding MarR family transcriptional regulator, with protein sequence MRLYAQAIAIIDPIRIRMWSEAELTTGQLRLMFFLHAEPGATLGALAAHLDIAAPTASGLVDRLTRQDYVRRAEDAQDRRFVRHELTPRGQQIVTELQREGRTLLTEILAALTDDELNTLTRGLQALVAAAANVAIETGAPN encoded by the coding sequence ATGCGCCTGTACGCCCAGGCGATTGCGATCATCGACCCGATCCGCATTCGCATGTGGAGCGAGGCCGAGCTGACCACCGGGCAATTGCGGCTGATGTTCTTCCTGCACGCAGAACCAGGCGCGACGCTGGGCGCGCTCGCGGCGCACCTCGATATCGCCGCTCCGACGGCGTCGGGGCTCGTCGACCGGTTGACGCGGCAGGACTACGTGCGCCGGGCGGAAGATGCGCAGGACCGCCGGTTCGTGCGCCACGAACTGACGCCCCGGGGACAGCAGATCGTGACGGAACTCCAGCGCGAGGGGCGAACGCTCCTGACGGAGATCCTGGCGGCACTGACGGATGACGAGCTGAATACGCTGACGCGCGGACTGCAGGCGCTGGTCGCGGCGGCAGCCAATGTTGCCATCGAAACGGGAGCGCCGAATTGA